From the Achromobacter xylosoxidans A8 genome, the window TCGAGCGCCGCAAGGCGCCAGCCCGTGGAGTAGGCCAGGATCCGGGCGGACCCGGATCCGGTGACAGCGTGGCGCCGGGCAGGCAAGGCCCGCCCGGCGCCGGGGTAATGGGATTACTGCGCTTCGTCGAAAACGACGTTCGTATAGACTTCCTGCACGTCGTCCAGGCCTTCCAGGGCGTCGAGCAGTTTCTGCATCTTGATGGCGTCTTCGCCGGCGAGTTCGGTCTCGTTCAGGGCCTTCATGACGATGCCGTCCACTTCGGCCTTCAGGCCGGCGGCGTCGAAAGCGCTGCGCACGGCGGCGTAGTCGGCCGGCGCGCAGACCACTTCGATCACGCCTTCTTCGTCGGTCGTCACGTCTTCGGCGCCGGCCTCGAGGGCGGCTTCCATGACCTTGTCTTCCGAGGTGCCGGGTGCGAACACGAACTGGCCGCAGTGCTTGAACATGAAGGCGACCGAGCCTTCCTGGCCCAGGTTGCCGCCGTTCTTGGCGAAGGCGTGGCGCACTTCGGCCACGGTGCGGGTGCGGTTGTCGGTCATGCAGTCGACGATCACGGCCGCGCCGCCGATGCCGTAGCCTTCGTAACGGACTTCCTCGTAGGCTTCGCCGTCGGCGCCACCCGCGCCGCGCTGGATGGCGCGCTGGATGTTGTCCTTGGGCATGTTGGCGTCGGTGGCCTTGTCCCAGGCCATGCGCAGGCGCGGGTTGCTGTCCGGGTCCGGGCCGCCGGCACGCGCCGCCACGGTGATTTCACGAATGATCTTGGTCCAGAGCTTTCCGCGCTTGGCGTCTTGGCGCCCTTTGCGGTGCTGAATATTGGCCCATTTGCTGTGTCCGGCCATGGCTTCCCAGGGTAAATTGTCTGCAAAGAGGGCATTTTACCGTGCCGGCGTCCGGCGCGCCCGGGGGCGGACCGCATGTGTCCATATTGCCACGCGCACAAGCGGCGCGGCAGGCTCTACACTTGGGCATCCATCTGATTCCCTGGCCCGGAGAGCTGCACATGCCCAACCCCATTGTCATCGCCAAGAATGCCCAGACCGAATTGGCGCTGCTTCCTGCCCTGGCCAATCGCCACGGTTGCATCACCGGGGCCACGGGTACCGGCAAGACCGTCACCCTGCAGGTCCTGGCGGAATCCTTTTCCCGTATCGGCACGCCGGTGTTCATGGCCGACGTCAAGGGCGACCTGACCGGCGTTTCCCAGGCTGGCGCGGGCACGCCCAAGCTGCTGGAGCGCCTGAAGAACCTGGGCCTGAGCGAACCCGCCTGGGCGGCCAGCCCGGTCACGCTGTGGGATGTATTTGGCGAGCAGGGGCTGCCGGTGCGAGCCACCGTGTCGGACATGGGGCCGCTGCTGCTGTCCCGCATCCTGGAATTGAACGACACGCAGGAAGGCGTGCTGACGCTGGTCTTC encodes:
- a CDS encoding YebC/PmpR family DNA-binding transcriptional regulator — translated: MAGHSKWANIQHRKGRQDAKRGKLWTKIIREITVAARAGGPDPDSNPRLRMAWDKATDANMPKDNIQRAIQRGAGGADGEAYEEVRYEGYGIGGAAVIVDCMTDNRTRTVAEVRHAFAKNGGNLGQEGSVAFMFKHCGQFVFAPGTSEDKVMEAALEAGAEDVTTDEEGVIEVVCAPADYAAVRSAFDAAGLKAEVDGIVMKALNETELAGEDAIKMQKLLDALEGLDDVQEVYTNVVFDEAQ